In one window of Paraflavitalea soli DNA:
- a CDS encoding GNAT family N-acetyltransferase, whose protein sequence is MSAPLNEYQRFFPDSFELETPRVLLRLLQPDDFDALYPLAQSKETWKYFVQELNDPQTLRTWIASLLQERAQEKRMPFVIIDKDTKEVCGSTSYLNISFFDKRLEIGSSWLGPDFIGMGVNKQAKFALLSYAFGVMKMERVEIKTDNLNERAKAALLKVGMIPEGVLRSHMQMHSNRRRDSIYYSILKGEWEERRASFFPEML, encoded by the coding sequence ATGTCTGCTCCATTAAATGAATACCAGCGTTTCTTCCCTGATTCTTTTGAACTGGAAACACCCCGTGTTTTACTTCGCTTATTACAACCGGATGATTTTGATGCACTCTATCCCCTGGCGCAATCAAAAGAAACCTGGAAGTATTTTGTTCAGGAATTGAATGACCCCCAGACACTACGTACCTGGATAGCCTCCTTATTGCAGGAGCGGGCACAGGAAAAAAGAATGCCTTTTGTCATCATCGACAAGGATACCAAAGAAGTGTGTGGCAGTACCAGCTACCTGAATATTTCCTTTTTCGACAAGCGCCTGGAGATCGGTTCCAGCTGGCTGGGACCTGACTTCATTGGCATGGGCGTCAACAAGCAGGCAAAGTTTGCCCTGCTGAGTTATGCCTTTGGTGTTATGAAAATGGAAAGAGTGGAGATCAAAACCGATAACCTCAATGAGCGCGCCAAAGCCGCTCTCCTGAAAGTGGGGATGATACCCGAAGGCGTATTGCGCAGTCATATGCAAATGCATTCCAACCGTCGCCGCGATTCTATTTACTATAGTATACTAAAAGGGGAGTGGGAAGAAAGAAGAGCAAGTTTTTTCCCGGAGATGCTGTAG